The following DNA comes from Borrelia coriaceae.
TTAGATATCAAATAAACAGAATGTTAAGACGCAAGCTGCGCTTGTATAAAATATACTGGATAATAGCAATTAAAAATGCAAAATACAAGAAGTCGTGTGGAGTAGAAGAATATTCAGCACGTGATATCTATAATATAGTAATCAAGCTGCTGAGAAATGATGGACAAAAGACAGTATGTAAACGAACAATTGAAAGAGATATAAAACTCTTAAATGAAATGGGACTTTTAGAATCTAAAATCATAAGATTTGGTGAAAATAAGGGAAGCATGTCTTTTTATAAACAAAATATGCAGTTAGCACATTTACATAAAGACATAATCTTTAAATACCTTTTACATTTACTAAAAGAGAATTTAAGTGATAAAAAAATTGTTGGTAATTTTGATGACTCATTAGAAGAAAGCAATTTTAATTACACAAATCTAAAAAAATTTGGAATCCTATCTGAAATAGATGAAATGAATAATGAAAGTGTAATGTCGCATCGTGTCGACCCTCATGCTTTTAATAATAAAGCTAATATAAGCAATAATAAGAATTCTAAAGAATTGCTTCTTAAGCATACTAATTCAAGTAAACTAAAAAAAGAAGAGTGTAGATTTAAAAGGAATGATGTAGAGACAAGGCTAATTTGTGAACATAAAATCAGTAAAAATTATCTAAACCAAATAAAAGAATACAGTAACAACGATGCAACGTACATCAATGCCTTAATCAATCTAGAGACAGCAATAGATGAGTACCAAAGTGAATATTACATAGAAGATATTTTAGAACATTTCTTAAAACAGTTTGGTAATAGGTACAAGTATAAGATTTGGATGATGATGAAGCGTAGTGATGGAGTTATTAGCGATTATGCTCTTATTTGGGAAGGAAGGTTTAGGGATTGGTATCCCAATAAGTACAAGAGTAATTGTGCGGTTAAAGAGACTTATGGAGAGAATTTACGAATAGGAATTAAAAAAGCATCTGTTGTTAAGGAGAAAAAGGCTAAAGAGCAGTTAAATGTAGAAGAATTAAAAGAAAAAGAGATAGAAAAAGCAAAAGAAAGAGAAGAGGAAAGAAAACGAGAAGCTGATAGGCTGCAAAAATATTTAACTGGGTTATTTGAAAGAGAAGCAAAAGAAAGAGAAGAGCGACTTAGAAAGGCAAGAGAAGAAGAATTGAATTTAAAAAAGAAAGCTAGAGAAAGCATGCTTGTTACTTTGGAAAAGAGTAAGGAAAGGTGTGTTGGGTTGGATATATCAAATAATAATGGTATGGATAAGATGATAGATGCTATTTCAAATGAGGATTCTATGGTTAAATTTGCAATTAGAGATGAATTTGGTGGGTTTAAAACTACTAAGGGGATGAGTATGCTGAATTTGGGAATAATGATTAAAGATGTAGGTCAAAATGAGATTTAATTTCA
Coding sequences within:
- a CDS encoding plasmid maintenance protein; protein product: MNSVTKDKKNFNSNNTKDQIKSILKSLVALNKDKTSADTKFIRVSQVRYQINRMLRRKLRLYKIYWIIAIKNAKYKKSCGVEEYSARDIYNIVIKLLRNDGQKTVCKRTIERDIKLLNEMGLLESKIIRFGENKGSMSFYKQNMQLAHLHKDIIFKYLLHLLKENLSDKKIVGNFDDSLEESNFNYTNLKKFGILSEIDEMNNESVMSHRVDPHAFNNKANISNNKNSKELLLKHTNSSKLKKEECRFKRNDVETRLICEHKISKNYLNQIKEYSNNDATYINALINLETAIDEYQSEYYIEDILEHFLKQFGNRYKYKIWMMMKRSDGVISDYALIWEGRFRDWYPNKYKSNCAVKETYGENLRIGIKKASVVKEKKAKEQLNVEELKEKEIEKAKEREEERKREADRLQKYLTGLFEREAKEREERLRKAREEELNLKKKARESMLVTLEKSKERCVGLDISNNNGMDKMIDAISNEDSMVKFAIRDEFGGFKTTKGMSMLNLGIMIKDVGQNEI